The nucleotide window AAAAGAGTTTGAAACTCTGCAAGAATGTGTGGATTCTGCTTTTAAAAATTGTCCTAACGTATGCGCGTAATGCTATACTATCAACAATCCGAAAATCTAAACCAAATTTATCTCGCATTTGGTCGCGCCATTGAATTTGCAATGCTGAAGGGCAGATAATTAAAATGCGCCGGCAACGATGACGGATGGTTAATTCTTGGGCTACTAAGCCAGCTTCAATGGTTTTTCCTAATCCTACGTCATCCGCAATTAATAAGTTAACGCGGGGCATTTGAATCGCACGAACAACGGGATCAAGTTGATAATCTTCGATGTCTATACCGCTGCGAAAAGGAGATTGGAGAGTGCGAATATCGGCGGTTGAAGCGGCGCCCCAGCGGACTGCATCTAAAAAAGCATCTAATTTTGCCGGTTCATCAAAGCCAGTAGGTTGTGGTAGTTCCATCCGTTCCCGAACAGATGCTTCTGGTTCTAATTCCCAGACTACTTGTAATTCTTC belongs to Ancylothrix sp. D3o and includes:
- a CDS encoding SNF2-related protein, with product MSFTRAVPELGQLVKVRSRQYVVTDIRPSAIPTNPLVKGTDRPENLVTLSSIEDDALGEELQVVWELEPEASVRERMELPQPTGFDEPAKLDAFLDAVRWGAASTADIRTLQSPFRSGIDIEDYQLDPVVRAIQMPRVNLLIADDVGLGKTIEAGLVAQELTIRHRCRRILIICPSALQIQWRDQMRDKFGLDFRIVDSIALRAYVRTIFKSRIHTFLQSFKLF